A single Acetivibrio cellulolyticus CD2 DNA region contains:
- a CDS encoding DUF6056 family protein: MRFLINEIIKLYKWRYFPFVVFTLGMLLFHSTIKLGWGDDHEYLMVLNKSNLNVMPFIIHRYFNWSSRVIIEPFLIKLVHFQWLWRILDTAVMVIMSVSISKLIPSSDIRRSNWIIAGIIFIYPISHMSTAGWIATTMNYSWPLAFGLFSMIPIKKILFDEKIKSFEYIFYITALLFALNQEQMCAIVLSVYLVFTIYLIIKKRPNLFMFVQSILGIASIIFILTCPGNYVRKISEVKRWFPEYPNMSLLRKIEMGYSSSLFQFIINPNIIFTLFSGLLLICMIITNKKGLYKVMAAVPFATSIIFGYLGGLLVEVLPIVDFVKNSMTEFGTGIEIFSVTSWLPDVIITFSLVSVLFSLYVIFENKKYSMLSIFIVLLGFGSRIIMAFSPTIWASSLRTFIFMYFAFIICSVILFQVILDSKLKKYIMLSTSVIGFFAGLEYLKLFA; the protein is encoded by the coding sequence ATGAGATTTCTAATAAATGAGATAATAAAACTATATAAATGGAGGTACTTCCCATTTGTGGTTTTTACCTTAGGAATGTTGCTTTTTCACTCCACCATCAAATTAGGATGGGGCGATGACCATGAGTATTTAATGGTACTAAACAAAAGTAATTTAAATGTTATGCCTTTTATTATACATCGTTATTTTAACTGGTCATCTAGAGTAATAATAGAGCCTTTTCTCATAAAATTAGTTCATTTTCAGTGGCTATGGAGAATACTAGATACAGCTGTAATGGTTATCATGTCAGTAAGTATATCAAAGCTGATTCCAAGCAGCGATATTAGAAGAAGCAACTGGATAATTGCAGGTATTATATTTATTTATCCAATCAGCCACATGAGCACTGCAGGCTGGATAGCAACAACTATGAATTATTCTTGGCCGCTTGCTTTTGGATTGTTTTCCATGATACCAATAAAGAAAATTCTTTTTGATGAAAAAATAAAGAGTTTTGAGTATATATTTTATATAACAGCTTTACTTTTTGCATTAAACCAGGAACAAATGTGTGCAATTGTTTTATCAGTTTATCTAGTGTTTACAATATATTTGATCATTAAAAAAAGACCAAATTTGTTTATGTTTGTGCAAAGCATATTAGGCATTGCAAGCATAATTTTTATACTCACATGCCCAGGTAATTATGTTAGGAAAATATCAGAAGTAAAGAGATGGTTTCCTGAATATCCAAATATGTCTTTATTGCGAAAAATAGAAATGGGATATTCATCTTCTTTATTTCAATTTATTATAAATCCTAATATTATATTTACATTATTCAGTGGATTATTATTGATATGCATGATAATTACAAATAAAAAAGGCCTATATAAAGTAATGGCAGCTGTACCATTTGCTACAAGTATAATATTTGGTTACTTAGGTGGATTATTAGTAGAGGTTTTACCTATTGTTGATTTTGTTAAAAATTCAATGACTGAATTTGGAACTGGGATAGAAATATTTTCTGTCACTAGTTGGCTTCCTGATGTTATAATAACTTTTTCATTGGTATCCGTTCTATTTTCATTATATGTTATATTTGAAAACAAAAAATATTCTATGCTATCAATTTTTATAGTATTACTTGGATTTGGATCCCGCATTATAATGGCATTTTCTCCTACTATTTGGGCATCAAGCTTAAGAACTTTTATATTTATGTATTTTGCTTTTATAATTTGCAGTGTAATTTTATTTCAAGTAATTTTAGATTCAAAATTGAAAAAATATATTATGCTTAGCACAAGTGTGATTGGTTTTTTTGCAGGTCTAGAGTATTTAAAGTTGTTCGCATAA
- a CDS encoding ParA family protein, with amino-acid sequence MNAKIIAVANQKGGVAKTTSVRNMAFSLGEQGKKVLALDFDPQSNLTSSFVDENTKIATTIAEIMYKAMDEEQLPYPEEYIYTHGNLDFIPSSIHLSVVEANLRMEMGSEKLLANILEPLRKDYDYILIDTNPSLGPLTINALSAADSVIIPINPEYYATMGLTDLTKTILKIRKRINPKIQFEGILLTMCDMQTNLHREVCEEVTEAYKNGMKIFKVHIPRSIRVGEANRYGMSIIDFDRKSKAGIAYDEVAKELIMNGN; translated from the coding sequence ATGAATGCAAAGATTATAGCAGTTGCAAACCAAAAAGGTGGTGTAGCCAAGACCACTAGTGTAAGAAATATGGCATTTTCCCTTGGAGAGCAGGGAAAGAAGGTGCTTGCTTTAGATTTTGACCCGCAATCCAACCTTACATCATCATTTGTAGATGAGAATACTAAGATAGCGACCACAATTGCCGAGATAATGTACAAGGCTATGGATGAAGAACAGCTTCCATATCCAGAAGAATACATTTATACACATGGAAATTTGGACTTTATTCCAAGTAGTATTCATTTATCGGTAGTTGAAGCTAACTTACGTATGGAAATGGGAAGCGAGAAGTTACTTGCCAATATCCTAGAACCACTCAGAAAGGATTATGATTATATTCTCATTGATACAAATCCATCTTTAGGACCACTTACTATCAATGCTTTGTCAGCAGCTGACAGTGTAATCATTCCAATCAATCCTGAGTATTATGCAACAATGGGGCTAACGGACTTAACAAAGACCATCTTGAAGATAAGAAAAAGAATCAATCCCAAAATTCAGTTTGAGGGAATCCTTCTGACTATGTGTGATATGCAGACAAATCTTCATAGGGAAGTATGTGAAGAGGTAACAGAAGCATATAAAAATGGAATGAAGATTTTTAAAGTACATATACCACGTTCCATAAGAGTTGGAGAGGCCAATAGATATGGAATGAGTATTATTGATTTTGACAGAAAATCAAAAGCTGGAATTGCTTATGATGAAGTGGCAAAGGAGTTGATAATGAATGGTAACTAG
- a CDS encoding ParB N-terminal domain-containing protein yields the protein MVTRPTAKKVKSLDELLMADEPTLPIQANDKVFLIISFEKIRPYQNHPFRLYSGERLDDLVESIKANGILVPMIVRKIECGEDGFEYEMLAGHNRMNGAKLAGLIEGPCIVKEYLTDEEALMYVVETNVIQRSFTDMLPSEKATVLSLSHSKMFSQGKRNDIINELKRLENPEYIRENETSAPLGQKLTTREKVGSEYGLSKNTVARLLRIDKISNALKDRIDNNQISIRCAVDISYLKENEQKEIEQVLSQNEFKVDMKKTQMLRSYSNDNKLNEKAIYQILSGEINKKPKSTTPPIKIKHKVYSKFFSPDAKSNEIEKVVEEALELYFEMHPERKEVNSF from the coding sequence ATGGTAACTAGACCAACTGCAAAAAAAGTTAAATCCCTTGATGAATTACTAATGGCAGATGAACCAACATTACCAATTCAAGCAAATGATAAAGTATTTCTGATTATATCTTTTGAGAAAATTCGACCTTATCAAAATCATCCGTTTAGATTATATAGCGGCGAGCGGCTTGATGACTTGGTTGAAAGCATAAAGGCAAATGGTATATTGGTTCCCATGATAGTGAGGAAAATTGAATGTGGTGAAGATGGTTTTGAGTATGAAATGCTTGCCGGGCACAACCGAATGAATGGGGCAAAGCTTGCAGGACTTATTGAGGGACCTTGTATTGTAAAGGAATATTTAACAGATGAAGAAGCCCTTATGTATGTTGTAGAAACTAATGTGATTCAGAGGTCATTTACAGATATGCTTCCATCAGAAAAAGCAACGGTACTTTCTCTAAGTCACTCAAAGATGTTTTCACAGGGCAAAAGAAATGACATAATTAATGAACTTAAAAGACTTGAAAACCCTGAATATATAAGGGAAAATGAAACTTCTGCCCCACTGGGGCAGAAGTTAACGACAAGGGAAAAAGTAGGCAGTGAGTATGGACTTTCAAAGAATACAGTTGCTAGGCTATTGAGAATTGACAAGATATCTAATGCACTTAAAGATAGAATTGATAACAATCAAATTTCTATAAGATGTGCTGTTGATATATCATATTTAAAAGAAAATGAGCAGAAAGAAATTGAACAGGTACTATCTCAAAATGAGTTTAAAGTGGATATGAAGAAGACACAAATGCTAAGAAGTTATTCAAATGATAATAAATTAAATGAAAAAGCCATATATCAAATTTTATCTGGTGAGATAAATAAAAAGCCAAAATCAACAACTCCACCAATTAAAATAAAGCATAAGGTATATTCGAAGTTTTTTTCTCCGGATGCTAAATCGAATGAAATTGAAAAGGTGGTGGAAGAAGCACTTGAACTGTATTTTGAAATGCATCCTGAAAGGAAGGAGGTTAATTCATTTTGA
- a CDS encoding manganese catalase family protein: protein MATFDIKYLTERVISRKFIVCHFDNDIGTEELAHLEIIGSIVHQLTKGVPAGILEKEGLGAYYSDHDHAVYPVSASGVPFTAAYIQSKGDPIADLYEDMAAEQKARATYENLINLSDDPDVIDPLRFLREREVVHFQRFGEALRIVEEKLADKKFYITKPVNKA from the coding sequence ATGGCAACTTTTGATATAAAATATCTAACAGAAAGAGTAATTTCTCGTAAGTTTATAGTATGCCATTTTGATAATGATATAGGCACTGAGGAATTGGCTCATTTAGAGATTATAGGCTCGATAGTTCATCAACTTACAAAAGGTGTGCCGGCAGGCATACTTGAAAAGGAAGGTCTTGGTGCATATTACTCAGATCATGACCATGCTGTTTATCCTGTAAGTGCATCGGGTGTACCTTTTACTGCTGCATATATCCAGTCAAAAGGTGATCCTATTGCCGATTTGTATGAAGATATGGCTGCAGAGCAAAAAGCAAGAGCTACTTATGAAAATCTGATCAATCTTTCAGATGATCCCGATGTTATTGATCCGCTAAGGTTTCTAAGGGAAAGAGAAGTAGTTCACTTCCAGAGATTTGGCGAGGCTCTGAGGATTGTTGAAGAGAAATTGGCAGATAAGAAATTTTATATAACCAAGCCTGTAAATAAGGCATAA
- a CDS encoding helix-turn-helix transcriptional regulator, whose product MPFTMGEKIRILAKRKKVTISELATLIGTTNQNLSNKLTRDNFSEKELKQIAEALGCSFEGFFIFEDGDRV is encoded by the coding sequence ATGCCTTTCACTATGGGTGAAAAAATTCGTATATTGGCAAAAAGAAAAAAAGTAACCATTTCAGAACTTGCTACTTTAATTGGTACTACTAATCAAAATTTATCTAATAAATTGACCCGGGATAATTTCTCAGAAAAAGAGCTTAAGCAAATTGCCGAAGCTCTTGGTTGTAGCTTTGAAGGATTTTTTATTTTTGAGGATGGAGATAGGGTGTAA